Proteins from one Setaria italica strain Yugu1 chromosome V, Setaria_italica_v2.0, whole genome shotgun sequence genomic window:
- the LOC101782842 gene encoding uncharacterized protein LOC101782842 — MGNSLRCCLACVLPCGALDMVRIVHLSGRVDEYGRAVSAGEVLAAHPNHVLSRPCSSPQGVVRRILIVSPDSELERGEIYFLIPAASVPDAKKGGGGGGGAGTPGRHVRSKSEGSVVVSDRQLGLAGAGGASPELKAPAKKRTAAQQHRRRMSTGSHAAPWQPHLACIAEDL, encoded by the coding sequence ATGGGCAACAGCCTGCGGTGCTGCCTGGCGTGCGTGCTTCCCTGCGGCGCGCTGGACATGGTGCGAATCGTGCACCTCAGCGGCCGCGTCGACGAGTACGGCCGCGCGGTGTCGGCGGGGGAGGTGCTGGCGGCGCACCCCAACCACGTGCTCAGCAGGCCGTGCTCGTCGCCGCAGGGGGTGGTGCGGAGGATCCTCATCGTGTCGCCGGACTCAGAGCTCGAGCGCGGGGAGATCTACTTCCTCATCCCGGCGGCGTCCGTGCCCGACGCCAAGaagggcggcgggggaggcggcggcgccggcacgccGGGCCGGCATGTTCGTAGCAAGTCGGAGGGCAGCGTCGTCGTCAGTGACCGGCAGCtggggctcgccggcgccggcggcgcgtcgccgGAGTTGAAGGCGCCGGCGAAGAAGAGGACGGCCGCGCAGCAGCACCGGAGGCGCATGAGCACCGGTAGCCACGCCGCGCCGTGGCAGCCGCACCTCGCCTGTATCGCCGAGGACCTCTGA
- the LOC101776240 gene encoding receptor-like protein 12 → MSTLSRLQVLILKHKKFFGPLAPSSHTSRVTCGFPSARILDLSSNNLSGTLNKEWLSTLMGMMVIVNNQTSAMLEQERHQNQVYQVTTELTYKGSELTFDKILRTLGFLDVSHNALQGSIPEAIGEPVLLEVLNMSFTGPIPSNELSHLAHLEALDLSSNELSGAIPLELASLDSLTTLNLSNNKLTGSIPESPHFSTFSNSSFLGNDGLCGPPWSKECINDATTPNVASNHSKKKYGDIVLFLFDGLGFGVGFAIAIVWRW, encoded by the coding sequence ATGAGTACACTCTCTAGACTTCAAGTTCTCATCCTAAAACACAAGAAGTTTTTTGGACCGCTGGCACCATCTAGCCACACAAGCAGAGTCACCTGCGGATTCCCGAGTGCACGGATTTTGGATCTATCCTCAAACAACTTATCAGGCACACTGAACAAAGAATGGCTTTCGACATTAATGGGCATGATGGTAATAGTTAATAATCAGACATCGGCGATGCTGGAACAAGAACGACATCAAAATCAAGTATACCAGGTTACCACTGAACTCACATACAAAGGGTCGGAGCTCACATTTGATAAGATATTGAGGACCCTTGGATTCCTTGATGTCTCACATAATGCTTTACAGGGAAGCATCCCTGAAGCTATCGGGGAACCTGTTTTGTTGGAAGTGCTCAACATGTCATTCACAGGGCCAATTCCATCTAATGAGCTCAGTCATTTGGCACACTTGGAGGCTTTGGACCTGTCCTCTAATGAGCTTTCTGGGGCGATCCCACTGGAGCTAGCATCGTTGGACTCACTTACGACACTGAACCTCTCCAACAACAAGCTGACGGGGAGCATACCAGAATCACCTCATTTCTCAACATTCTCCAACAGTTCATTTCTTGGAAATGATGGTTTGTGCGGCCCTCCCTGGTCCAAAGAGTGCATCAACGACGCAACAACACCAAACGTGGCGTCAAACCATTCCAAGAAGAAATACGGAGACATTGTACTGTTTCTCTTTGATGGACTGGGATTTGGTGTTGGGTTCGCAATCGCCATTGTTTGGAGATGGTGA
- the LOC111257300 gene encoding receptor-like protein 12, translating to MEIPDVGYQVYAKLGDIVGQLAVPNFTSLLANLGSLRELHLGGVDLSQSAEWCDALSMYTPNLRVLRLPFCDVPGPIFRALSALHSLSVIDLQFNRMMSPFPNFVANFSFLSVLQLSHNDLEGFVSPKIFEHDRLVTIDLHSTYEISGSLPNFSGHSCLQNLLVGDTGFSGTIPSSIGKVKSSKSLGLDAPGFFGNMPSSIGELKSLNTSKVSGLNLVRPIPSLITNLTSLEVLRFSECGLHGPIPSSTDHLIKLKSFAVMQCKGSGGIHPHIYNMTQLEELVLPLNNFTGTVELNSLWRLPNLFHLDLSNNKIVVLEGQDNSSMVFFPNIIYLNLASCSITKFPSILKRLNDWNGLDLSNNQMHGAIPRWAWEKWSTGPDFGHFYLNLSHNKFTSVGYDTFLPFYSVILDLSFNMFEGSIPIPQYSAVVLDYSGNMFSPMPHNFSTQLEDAYIFKASRNNLSGNIPISFCVNLEFLDLSHNTFSGSIPSCLMEDANSLTVLNLKENQLDGELPHNNMNKSCTLQLLDISGNRIEGQLPRYLVA from the coding sequence ATGGAGATACCCGACGTTGGTTATCAGGTTTATGCAAAGCTGGGTGATATAGTTGGTCAGCTAGCAGTGCCAAACTTCACGTCCTTGCTTGCAAACCTTGGTAGTTTAAGGGAGCTCCATCTTGGTGGTGTCGACCTGTCCCAATCGGCAGAGTGGTGTGATGCTCTATCCATGTACACTCCAAATCTCCGTGTCCTTAGGCTGCCATTTTGTGATGTCCCCGGTCCAATATTTAGAGCACTCTCTGCTCTGCATTCACTATCTGTGATTGACCTGCAATTCAATCGTATGATGAGCCCATTCCCAAATTTCGTTGCCAACTTTTCCTTCCTCAGTGTCCTCCAGCTTAGCCACAATGACCTCGAAGGATTTGTTTCTCCCAAAATCTTTGAACATGATAGATTAGTGACTATTGATCTTCACTCCACTTATGAAATCTCAGGTAGCCTGCCAAATTTCTCAGGTCATAGTTGTCTACAGAATTTGCTTGTTGGTGACACCGGCTTCTCTGGTACAATACCAAGTTCCATTGGCAAGGTCAAATCTTCGAAGAGTCTAGGCCTTGACGCACCCGGATTTTTTGGAAATATGCCTTCGTCAATTGGCGAGCTCAAATCATTGAACACATCGAAGGTATCTGGTTTAAATCTAGTACGACCTATACCATCATTGATCACAAACTTAACTTCCTTGGAGGTTCTTCGATTTTCTGAATGTGGCTTACATGGACCAATACCTTCTTCCACAGATCATTTGATAAAGCTGAAATCATTTGCAGTCATGCAATGCAAAGGTTCAGGGGGGATACATCCACATATATATAATATGACACAATTAGAAGAATTAGTCCTTCCTTTAAACAATTTCACTGGGACGGTGGAACTTAACTCGTTATGGAGACTACCAAACCTATTCCACTTAGACCTGTCAAACAACAAGATAGTTGTACTAGAGGGACAGGACAATTCTTCAATGGTATTCTTCCCTAACATAATCTATTTAAACCTGGCATCATGTAGCATCACTAAGTTCCCTAGCATTTTAAAGCGTCTAAATGATTGGAATGGGCTTGACCTTTCAAATAACCAAATGCATGGGGCCATACCCCGGTGGGCATGGGAAAAATGGTCGACAGGCCCAGACTTTGGCCATTTCTATCTGAATCTGTCACACAATAAATTTACTAGTGTTGGATATGACacctttcttcctttttattcAGTAATTCTGGATCTCAGTTTTAACATGTTTGAGGGGTCAATACCCATACCCCAATATTCTGCAGTAGTGCTTGATTACTCTGGCAACATGTTCTCACCCATGCCACATAATTTTTCTACTCAACTTGAAGATGCTTACATTTTCAAGGCCTCTAGGAATAATCTTTCAGGGAATATTCCAATATCTTTTTGTGTGAATCTAGAATTTCTCGACCTCTCTCATAATACCTTTAGTGGTTCAATCCCGTCTTGCCTAATGGAGGATGCCAATTCATTGACAGTTTTAAATCTGAAAGAAAATCAACTTGATGGAGAGCTTCCTCATAATAATATGAACAAAAGCTGCACTCTTCAGTTGCTAGATATAAGTGGCAATAGGATCGAAGGGCAGCTGCCTAGATATCTAGTCGCTTAA